The sequence AGGTAGTAAGAAGACACATCATATTGCAATCCATGTCCTGTAAAAAGTATGGTTACAATTTCCTTTATTGTACCTTTAATTTATCAGGGAATAAACTATTTTTTGAGTTGAGCTGGCAAGAGGTCAGGACAAAGTAGTCAGCATGTAAATACAATACTTTACATGAAAAACAATTAGTAGTCAGCATGTAAATACAATACTTTACATGAAAAACAATTAGTAGTCAGCATGTACATACAATACTTTACATTAAAAACAATTAGTAGTCAGCATGTACATACAATACTTTACATTAAAAACAATTAGTAGTCAGCATGTACATACAATACTTTACATTAAAAACAATTAATAGTCAGCATGTACATACAATACTTTACATGAAAAACAATTAGTAGTCAGCATGTAAATACAATATTTTACATTAAAAACAATTAGTGGTcaacaacattttttttctcagagCTTTAAACTCAGTAAGCAACACCATCTACCTTCAGTTTTCAAGTCGTTTGCAGGTCATCCCAAGACCAACGAGCGTTGCAGAAGAGTTATATTTTTTCTCTCgttttttattttgtgttatgtgtgtgtcgcaGGTGGACGTGCCAGTCAAGGCCGATCTGGATGTGAGCATGTTCTCCAAGGACAGCGAGGAGGTGCTCCAGCCTGTGAACGAGATTCCCCAGCGACCCATTCAGGGCTCCTTCCACTGCACCAACTGCccagatctcacacacacacacacacacacacacacacacacacacacacacacacacacacacacacacacacacacacacacacacacacacacacacacacacacacacacacacacacacagtcacgtcacacacacacacagatacagacatacacatttaaacatgtgcgcacacacatgcacacaggtcTTACCCCAGGACACAAACACCCTGCGCCACAGCAGCCCTTCGCCATCCAGTCTCAATAGCCATGCCTCTGGGGCCATTTCCAAATTCTTAATCCGCTGCAACCCATTTCCCAGCCCGCAAGCAGCAGGGTATGTTGGAGACAACTTGACCCATGTGAGGAACACATCCCCCAAACCAGTGGAACACATCTCCCAGACCCCATCTTGCAGTGAAGTCTTCTTCATAACGGACACAGATGTGCTCTATTATGCCCTGTGCGTCAGGAAAAAGGACATTGATTCCATTCTTGGAGGCCACACAACTCAAATGGATGTTAAGCCAGCTGAAGGTTCAGACCTCCGCTATGTTTTCCTTGAAGGGAAGAGTCCAGAGCGGGTTATGGAAAAGCTGCAGGTTTTTCTCAACAAGCTTCATTTAAGACTACGAACTCAAGAAATCCCACTATGGACACTCGATCGCGACCGACAGGTTAGAATTCATCAACTGGTTCAGAAGTATAATATAATTTATCCTACTGTCCTCATCAATCAGGTTGGAGATCTCCTCGGCCTTGTAGGACCTTCCAAGGAAAGTTATGAGATGAAGCAGAGGCTCCTGGGAAAACCCATAGACCTGCTACCAGCTGGGCTAACAGATCCCATCCCATGGGCTCCTGGCCCCGTACCGGACCCTGTGTCTGCTACTGCACCAGATTACTAGTAAATGAACTACATTTTGCTGTAGCTTAGTGGTGGTGGAACTAAATTCAAATCAAGATAGTGTTTGCAGTAGTTCACTACTTGTTgtcatgtagcagtgtagctaactactggaactacatacTACGTTTTGGccgtgtagctaactactggaactacatacTACGTTTTGGCCGTGTAGccaactactggaactacatacTACGTTTTAGCCGTGTAGccaactactggaactacacactacgtTTTAGCCATGTAGccaactactggaactacacactacgtTTTAGCCATGTAGccaactactggaactacacactacgtTTTAGCCATGTAGccaactactggaactacacactacgtTTTAGCCATGTAGccaactactggaactacacactacgtTTTAGCCATGTAGccaactactggaactacacactacgtTTTAGCCATGTAGccaactactggaactacacactacgtTTTTGGCTAAAATAAAATGAGTGAAGTAGGCCATCATTTCCATTTTTGGGCATCAGACCAACCAATTTCTCACTTGAAACCTCATTTTTGTGTTTAGGCTAAATTACACAATTATATGACCCTAAAGTGATCTcttcttgcaatttgtagtctgacatttcagatttagataTGATCCGTTTTCacaaagtagtttggatgtagtgaactacttttcaaAATTACTGTAGTTAAGTAAACTATTTTTCTTAACTTCTTCCATTGTGATGTAATTGGTAGCTGTCTTTTCTGATTAGTTTTACCAGGGTGAGCCTGGCTCCCGTTCATCCCAGGCAAATCTATTCTCTGTCCTGGTACCCAAATGGTGGAACAAGCTTCCAGTTCCCCTAAAATCAGGACAGCTGAGTCactgcccatcttctgaaaaccCACCTCTTCAGTATCTTTAACTAACACCCTTGTTGAGACTGGCACTACCACTACTCTTACAGGCTTTGATcatttattgaggaaaaatgtactgactatgacggTGATATGTAGTTGTCTCACCTAGATATCTTTAAGATGGATGCACAAACTGCAGTGACTCTGGATAcgagcgtctgctgaatgacaaAAATGTAATGTTTAATGAACATGGAAGGGGCTACAGTAGGCGCTGTGCCCTCTACGACTACTCCCATTCACAGGGGAAGAAGTCACTCTGATTCCCCGGCTAAAATAAAAGAGCATAGAGTTACACGGGAGGTCTTGAGGCCAGAAAGGGCGGATGATGTGTTGGTGCCCTCTGCTGGAACTCAAATGCCAGTGTTGAAAAACAAGTCATTACTTCCAAAAAGTCCTACTAACACAATAGAATGGAAGAATGTGCTTTCAAACAAGAAAAAGCCCCTAACAGGTTACTAGTTTAGATGGAGACACCTGTAATGAAAGTGGCTTGGTCTGTTTATTTCATAATATGCTGTGGGGTAAAAATGTTAAAttcacacatatacacattttGTTTTGTAAGGTTTTTTCTTCTTGGACAAATTGATTTCTGTATTTTCTAATATTTTCTTTCTCGTGATACGAATCTATTCTAAATGTGGTTTATTTTTGTTTTGAGGAATTGAGGGCaataaaaatatattatatttgtGTAAATTGATCCTTTAAATATATGCTGATGCAAAGGCTGGTAACTATACTCTAGGGGTGGACTTTGTTAATCTACTGTATCTGTTTTGATTATGTGGAGCAATTATTTAGAGATGATCTCATCTTTTTTTGTGTGGAAACTGTTCCTGAAATCTGGTAATTTTAACTTCTCACACACAAGACTAAAATCAGCACATCATGCTGTAGTTTGACAATTCCTTTTGACTTATCATTGTCTCCACGTTTCTCGTCAATCTGTTACTGTGGCAGTCTGGGTCCATGCGTTTGCCTTAGTACTGTGCTTGTTCTTGTCAGACTGATTCTGAGTGTTAACTCCTGGACCCGGAGTTCTGTGAATGGTGATGGACCCACAAGCAGATGAGAGAGGGAAGTGTTCACCAGCCTGCCCTCTGTGTCCCTTCCTGAGCAGGAAGTGAGGTGGCCCCATGCAGTCGacatgacacaacacaacacacactgacagagagaggaagtagtgatCAGAGTTGAGCAAGTTAGGAGGGGGTGAGTGGTAGTGCAGTCTATTATAAGCACTTTAAACGGCATAGATCACTTTTAGAATGCTCAGTGATAATCAAGCACTTTTAGAATGCTCAGTGATAATCAAGCACTTTTAGAATGCTCAGTGATAATCAAGCACTTTTAGAATGCTCAGTGATAATCAAGCACTTTTAGAATGCTCAGTGATAATCAAGCACTTTTAGAATGCTCAGTGATAATCAAGCACTTTTAGAATGCTCAGTGATAATCAAGCACTTGTAGAATGCTCAGTGATAATTAAGCACTTTTAGAATGCTCAGTGATAATTAAGCACTTTTAGAATGCTCAGTGATTAATCAAGCACTTTTAGAATGCTCAGTGATTAATCAAGCCTTCCGAGAAGCAAAAACAACACTCCAGTGCACTTCAGGAAGTAAAGGTCACACACAGAACACTAATGTCTCTAGAGAAACCGCTCGATTGACATATTGTTAAATTGGCTTTAGCAGTGTTACTGCATTGTGTTGTTTAATCAATGAGAGCCATGAGGCTTTATGTTAAATGCCCACACCAGTAGAAATCCACTTTCTCGAGCTAAAAGGGGATGGCCTGACGAGTTTTAGGCAAATTTGTTTTTGCATGGCCCTGTGCCCCAGGTGCGGTTACAGCATTGGGCCAgtcaccgaaaggttgctagtttgaatTCCAGATCCGACTAGGTGAAATATCTGTtgatctgcccttgagcaagacagttaacctTAATTGCTCCAGGTTCGCCATCAATAATGACTGACCTCTGGCCATGACCCCACTTTCTGAGGATGTCTCGGGGGGGGAAGTGGGATATGCAAAAGAAACACATGTCCATTTCACactacacatacagtggggagaacaagtatttgatacactgccgattttgcaggttttcctacttacaaagcatgtagaggtctgtcattttttatcaaTGAGTACACTCCAACTGTGGGAGACGGAatcaaaaacaaaaatccagaaaatcacattgtatgatttttaagtaattaatttgcattttattgcatgacataagtattttagattccgtctctcacagttggaAGTGTACCCAttgataaaaaatgacagacctctacatgctttgtaaataggaaacactgctgattttgcaggttatcaaatacttgttctccccactgtatgtgaagcAGGACAAACATAAGCACCTCCTCTGTTTGATTCTTTTCAACCATTCCATTGATCCTAAAAGAGAACTCTCCACCCACCAGGGGTACCGGGGCCATGGAAAACCAACTCGCTCATTGCTTCAATAGttaggctatccatattaccagAGCTTATGTTCTTTATTGTTCTATGGCGGATTCACGGCTGCAATTTAGATAATGCAttgatatatacagttgaagccggaagtttacatacatacacatttaaactcaatatttcacaattcctgaaatttaatcctagtacaaatgtcctgtcttaggtcagttaggatcaccactttattttaagaatgtgaaatgtgagaataatagcagagagaaggatttatttcagcttttatttctttcatcacattcccagtgggtcagaagtttacatacactcaattagtattttgtagcatggcctttaaatagtttaacttggctcaaacgttttgggtagccttccacaagcttcccacaagcttcccacaataggttgggtaaattttggcccattcctcctcacagagctgttgtaactgggtctggtttgtaggcctccttgctcgcacacgctttttcagttctgcccacaaattgtctataggatagaggtcagggctttgtgatggccactccagtaccttgactttgttgtccttaagccattttgtcacaactttggaagaatacttggggtcattgtctatattgtcaacttctgacttcaacggtATCAGCAACCTAACCTAATatatcaccaccctaaccctacatgATATCACCACCATAACCATACATTATATCACCACCTTAACCCTACATTATATCACCACCCTACATTatatcaccaccctaaccctacattatatcaccaccctaaccctacattatatcaccaccctaaccctacattatatcaccaccctaaccctacattatatcaccaccctaaccctacattatatcaccaccctaaccctacattaTATCACCACCCTACATTatatcaccaccctaaccctacattatatcaccaccctaaccctacattatatcaccaccctaaccctacatgatatcaccaccctaaccctacatgATATCACCACTACATTATATAACCAAacattatatatcacattatatcaccaccctaaccctacattatatcaccaccctaaccctacatgatatcaccaccctaaccctacatgatatcaccaccctaaccctacatgatatcaccaccctaaccctacattatatcaccaccctaaccctacattaTATCACCACCCTAACTCTACATTatatcaccaccctaaccctacattaTATCACCACCCTACATTATAGcacca comes from Oncorhynchus gorbuscha isolate QuinsamMale2020 ecotype Even-year linkage group LG24, OgorEven_v1.0, whole genome shotgun sequence and encodes:
- the LOC124012721 gene encoding uncharacterized protein LOC124012721, with product MFSKDSEEVLQPVNEIPQRPIQGSFHCTNCPDLTHTHTHTHTHTHTHTHTHTHTHTHTHTHTHTHTHTHTHSHVTHTHRYRHTHLNMCAHTCTQVLPQDTNTLRHSSPSPSSLNSHASGAISKFLIRCNPFPSPQAAGYVGDNLTHVRNTSPKPVEHISQTPSCSEVFFITDTDVLYYALCVRKKDIDSILGGHTTQMDVKPAEGSDLRYVFLEGKSPERVMEKLQVFLNKLHLRLRTQEIPLWTLDRDRQVRIHQLVQKYNIIYPTVLINQVGDLLGLVGPSKESYEMKQRLLGKPIDLLPAGLTDPIPWAPGPVPDPVSATAPDY